Within the Sulfurospirillum barnesii SES-3 genome, the region TCCTGTTGCACTGAGCGCATACTCTACCTTGGGAGGGACTTGTGCATAGACGGTTCGTGTTATCATCTGTGACGCTTCAAGCTCTTTGAGTTTGATAGAGACGGTTTTTTGTGTGATACTAGGAAAGGTATCGCAAATCTCTTTAAAGCGTTTTGCTCCATCAAGCAAGCTATAGACAATAAACAACTTCCACTTGTCATTTAAAATATGCAAGGTCACTTGCATGGGACAGAAAAATTCTTCTCCGTTGAGTTCGTACATGGTTTATCCTTTATGTGTACAGATTATAACACAGAAGAAGTTAAGCGTGAAATAAATTCATTACTAACATTTATTTCACTAAGTATATTATAAGTTTATATACGATAAATTTCTCAAAATTAAACTTTCAAAGGATTTACCATGAAAAAAACCTTAGTCATTCTTGCCCATCCATCGATGAATGAATCACGATTAAACAAAGCACTCATCAATGCTATCTCACATGAAGAGCACATCACCGTTCACGACCTTTATGCCACCTATGGTCGCACAGGGGAGATTGATGTGAAAAAAGAGCAAGACCTTCTTGTAGCGAATGAGCGCATTGTATTTCAGTTTCCACTCTTCTGGTTTAGTACCCCTTCTTTACTCAAAGAGTGGCAAGACAAAGTCCTAGAGTATGGCTTTGCCTATGGAAGTGAAGGGAGTAAACTGGCTAACAAAGAGTTTAAAGTGGCGCTTACCACAGGCTCTCCTGACTATGCGTATCAAGCAGGCGCTTACGACCATGCTTCCATCAGTGAACTCTTAAAGCCACTGCAAATCACCGCTTTGTTTACAGGCATGGTCTATACCGCACCTTTTGCCGTCCACGGTGCGCTGAAAATCAAAGAAGAAGAGCTTGCGCAAAAAGCCCTTGAGTACAAAGCGCTTTTACACGAAGAGGACTGGAGCAGTTCCCTTTTTAAATACCTCCAAAGCAACTAAACCCTTTTACATGTAAAGAAAAAACGCTTTACATGTAATGCTCCTTTAACCAAATTCAAGTACACTACTTCCTAAAATGCA harbors:
- a CDS encoding NAD(P)H-dependent oxidoreductase; its protein translation is MKKTLVILAHPSMNESRLNKALINAISHEEHITVHDLYATYGRTGEIDVKKEQDLLVANERIVFQFPLFWFSTPSLLKEWQDKVLEYGFAYGSEGSKLANKEFKVALTTGSPDYAYQAGAYDHASISELLKPLQITALFTGMVYTAPFAVHGALKIKEEELAQKALEYKALLHEEDWSSSLFKYLQSN
- a CDS encoding winged helix-turn-helix transcriptional regulator produces the protein MYELNGEEFFCPMQVTLHILNDKWKLFIVYSLLDGAKRFKEICDTFPSITQKTVSIKLKELEASQMITRTVYAQVPPKVEYALSATGKKIEPMVKAMYEFGLFYVKQHGCEKQ